Genomic DNA from Crateriforma spongiae:
GATTGGTGGCTTCATCGGCCGACAGATCGGCGACCGCGTCACGACCATAAAAAAGCCCTTCGGTGCTTTCACGAACCAGGACAAAGTCGATGTCGCCGGCACCATAATTTTTCAGCGGCGTGTCGGATTCATGAAACAACTGAATCGGACGAACTCCACCGTACAGCTGCAATCGTTCGCGCAGATCAAGTTGCGGCGCGATCTCTTTGCCGTTGGGATACCGGACATTTGGTAAGCCCATCGCGCCCAATAAGACTGCATCGGATGCCAAGCAGGCTTCGAAAGCCGAATCAGGCAATGCTTCACCGCTGCGCTGGTATTCGCCCACACCGACGTCATGCGGATCCAAGTGGAATTCAACGCCGTCCAAATGCGGCTGCATCTGTTGCAACAGCCGAACCGACTGATCACATACCTCGGGTCCGATGCCATCGCCACCGAGGACGACAATGTGAAACGTCTTGGTCATAGAAATGTTAATAAGGCTGGAATAAACGAAGGCGGGAGGGCGTTTCGGGAGTCGTCTTAGCATGCCCACACGCGGCCGAAACGGCAAGGACTTCGACGTATCCGCAACACGTCGTCCGGCGTCTTATCCAACCCGCGGTTCACCCTTGAAGTATGCCGAGAACAGGTCGCCGGAACTCACGCGATGCCGCAATCATAGTCGCATGAACACGCCCGGCGTGGCGAACACCCAATGGAATCATGCCCAACCGAAAAACGGCCATGGACCTTCGCCGGAAGCATCGGGCGGCAGTTCAACGAATCCGTCAGTCTGGCCCAACGCGACCAAGTCACCGGAACCACGACCGACGACGGGGACGGCCAGCCCCGGTGCGATCAGACGCACACCACGCATCCAGTGCAGCGGCAAAGTCTTTGTCCCCGGGGACTGTAAGTGCACCGACGGCGGCGACGGCGTCCAATCGGCGATGCCAGCCATTTTCGACAGCCAAGGTTGAACGAATCGCCGACATCCCATTGTGGCACTGACGGGGTTGCCGGGCAGTCCGACAATCAGCTTCCCCTGTTCCGACACGGCGGCCAAAATCGGTTTGCCCGGGCGAATGGGCAATTTGTGAAAGACCACGTCTGCGCCAAGTTGGCGAACGATCGCGGGAACGTAATCGTGATCGCCGGCCGAAACACCGCCGGTCAATAAGACCGCGTCGCTGTCATGGATCGCTTGATCAACGGTTTGGCGAAGCGTTTCAGGATCGTCGATCGCGTGAAGGGGGTTTGCCAAATCGATCCACCGGTGTGGCCGAAGCGCTGCAACCAATGCCGCTTGGTTGCTGTTGCGAATCTGCCATGGTTTCAGCGGCGATTGGGATGCATTGACCAATTCGTCACCCGTGGTGATCACGGTGACACGGACACGACGATAGACCGGCGGGCGATCGACGCCAACATTTTCCAAGGCGGCCCGCTGTGGCGACCGAATCAACTGGCCGCGGGACAACACAGGTCCACCACAAGGAACGTTTTCACCGGCGCGTCGAATGTTTGCTCCCGCGGGGCACGCCATCGCCGCATCCGCCAGCACGATTGAATGCTCGGATTCGATCACATCTTCGCGGCGAATGACCAAATCCGCTTCGTCGGGTACCACCGCACCAGTGAAGATCTTTACCACGCACCTGGGCGCGATGCGGGGCGGCGGACTTCCGGGCATCGCGTGACCTGAAATCTCCAGTGCAACGCCTTGTTTTCGATCTTCTTCGCGAAGGGCGTAGCCATCCATCGCGGACACATCGGCCGCCGGGCTGTCGCGATCGGCCGTCACGTCGGACGCCAACACACGACCGCAAACGTCATCGACGGTTTGATCCACCGAAACGACCGACAAGCGATCGGCAACAGCATCAATGGCTTGGCCGGGTGTTTGAAAGCGGAGGTTTGCGTTCATGCTAGATCGGAAGGATTGAAGAAAAGCTTGCCAGTCCTGTGGCCGGTTGATGTTGACCATTCGATCGGCGGACAGCACCAGCGAATCGAAAGGATGCCGGTTCAGCCAGCGAGACAGACTACGGTGTGGCGTGTGAAGCAAAGCCTGCAACTGGTCCAAAACAGCGATCGGATAAACACCGACCAGCGGTTGTACCCGTCCGTCGTCGGCATGAACGAGACACGCCGGCTGTGATGCGTTTCGTTTCCAAAGGCCCAACAATGCGGCCAGATCGGCGACCATCAAACTGGGCATGTCCACCGGAGTGACGAGACAACCTGCGGCGTTTTGCGACTTGGCCCAGCGAAGCGCCGCGACGATGCCCGCGACCGGACCTTGATCATCAGCAGCATCGGGCAAAGCCAGGAAATCGGGATCAGCGTCGCCACCACCAACGACGGCGACCGATGAAGTCAACGCCGCCAGCCGCCGGCAAGCGTGTTGCAACAGCGTGGGCCCACTGGGATGACGCAGGGCAAACTTATCCGTCCCCAAACGCGACGACCGCCCACCACAAAGCACGGCACCCACGACCGGAAATAATTCATCCGAATCCCGGGCCTGGGAACACGAGTCCGTCGCGGCCATGAGCCTCACACGCCTAGGAGGTGGACGTGGGTGAATCGCCATCGCTCGCGGACAGCGATTCGTGTTTTGCCAAGACGTCTTCGACCCAAGACTTGGCACGCATCATGGTGGGAAAACCGATCGTCGGTGCGGACAGCATCGCGACATGCCGAAGATCATCCGGGCGGCATCCCGCTTCCAGCGCCTTTCGACAATGGGAATGCGCGGCGCCTTCCAATCCGGCCCCCAAAGAAATGGCCAGCTTGACCAAAGCGACTTCGCGATCCGAAAGCGGTCCGGCTTCCCGCGCGGCTTTGCCCAACGATTCGTAGGCACGCATGAACTCGGGATGGTCCTGGTGCATCTGCTTATAGCGTTTGGGAATCATTCAGCCGTCCACGTTGGTGTCGCCGGTGACTCGGTCCTTGTAGATCGCCAAACGAGCAAGCGCCAGATCGATATCGACCTTTTCAATCCCGTGGGCTTCCATCGCATCGGCAAAGTGGCCGCAAAACTTGGCAAAGTGATAAGCCATGATGCCGCGACCGGCGTGCACCTTGGTCAATTCGGCGCCGGTGTATTCGACCGGTCCGTCGAACGCGGACGCCAAGAACTGAAACTGCATCTTCTTCAACCGCTCCATCGACGTGTCGGCAAAAAAATGCGCCAGTTCCGGATCGGTCAACACACGAGCGTACATGTCGTCGACGATCGCCTTCATCTGATCGGGGCCACCGATCCGTTCAAACAGTTGTTGGTTAGTTTCGCCGTTCATCGGATTCCCCTGATGGTTGATCGGACCCCGCGTCCATTTTAGCCGAGACGTTGGTTTCGAAGTGTGCGATTGCGTCCGCAAGCGCGTCCATCGTGTATGGATCGGCCACCACATCGGGGCGCACCCCCAACTGCGACAACGTGTCCGCCGTCACGGGGCTGAGAGCCGCCACTTTAAGTTTTCCCCAGCGGTGGCCGAGCAATCGATCCACCGAACGCGCCGTCGCGCTGCTGGTGACCGTCACCCAGTCGATCCGACCACTATGGACATCATCGCACACCGACGACGGCCAATCTTGCACATCTTCGTTGCGGTACGCAGCCACCTGCGACACATTGACACCCAATTCGCACAGCCGTTGGACCCATGCGTCGTTGCCACGACTGGCGCGGACGACCAGCCCACGCGACAGCTTCTGGTCGACCAACAAGTCCACCAACGCGTCGCCGGTGTAATCGTTGGGAACCAGATCAGCATGGATTCGATGCCCGCGAAGTGCCTGGGCCGTTTTTCTTCCGACCGCGGCAATCCGTAGGCCCGCAAGCTTTCGAACGTCGTGCTGCTGGTAGAACCGATCCAAAAAAAACTCCACCCCGTGGACGCTGCAGAAGACCAGAAAATCTTGTCGTTCCAGCTGGTCGATCGCCTGATCCAGGTCCGTCGGGTCATCCAACGCGCCGACCGCGATCGCGGGTTGGTGACGAACATCGGCTCCCAAAGCCGACAACCGCTGAACCAGCGTGTCGTTTTTGCTTTGAGGCCGCGTCACCAGCACGCGTTTTCCGAACAAAGGGCGACGATCGAACCAAGACATCGTTTCGGCCAGACGTGTGACATCGCCCACGATCGAAATCACAGGCGGGCGAATTCGTTGCCCGGGTGCCAGACGGTCGGCGACTTCGTCCAAGCGACAATGAATCACCTGCTGATCGGCCAGACTGCAACGCCGTACGATCGCCACCGGCGTATCGGCCGGCTTGCCCCCGGCAATCAGAGATTCGGACCAGACCTTTGCCGTGGTCACGCCCATGTAGATCACCAACGTGCCCGGAAATCGGGCCAGGGCAGGCCAATCCAGTGCGGACTGTGGCTTACCGGGCTCTTCGTGCCCCGTGACCAAGGCAACCGCCGATGCGACGCCGCGGTGGGTAATCGGAATGCCGGCGTAGGACCCGGCCGCCAACGCGGCGGTGATCCCTGGAACGATCGTGAACCGCAGCCCCGCCGATCGCACGGCCTGAATTTCCTCGCCGGTTCGAGCGAACACCGCCGGATCGCCCCCCTTCAGCCGCACGACGCGCAGGCCCGCCGAAGCATGGCGGACAATTTCAGCGTTGATTTCATTCTGGGACCAAATCCGCGATTGGCCGTGTTTGCCGACACAAATCTGGGTGGCCGATGGACGGACATGACGCAAAAGATCTGCATTGGCCAGACCATCGAACAAAACGACGTCACAGCAGGCCAGGGCATCGCGACCACGAAGCGTCAGCAGCCCTGGGTCACCGCATCCGGCACCAACCAAGGCCACCTGCCAGTCGGCCGAATCCGCGTCGCACCGCCGGCGATCATCGCAATTCGCGATCGGGCGAACAGCGCCAGCAGCCGCACTCGGATCAACGCCGTGGGCGGCGGCTGGTGGCGGCGTTTCGGGTTGCGGGGGTCGGTTCCGATTCGGATCAGGGCTCATAACCGATAAGTTATGCGTTGTCAGGGTCGTCCCCACCAGTCGTGATTGGCTGGATCGCCACCCCGCCATCGTCCCGTGCCGTCTTCTTTGCGGGCGAATCGCGAAAGCTATGGACAGGTCGGCCGGCGATTGGCATACTCTGGGGCTTGCTCCGCCGATGTTGACCAAGAAAAACGTCAAACGCCTTCCTTCTTCCAACACAAATGCCAAATACCGCCAGCGCCAAGAAACGACTTCGTCAAAACGAGACCCGCCGTCTGCGAAACCGTGCGGCTCGCAGCACCGTGCGTACCTCGATCCGTAAAGTCCGCGAAGCGGTCAAGGCGGGCAACGGTGATGACGCGCAAACCGCCTACCGCGTTGCACAGAAGCAACTGGATCAGGCAGCCGCCAAGAATTTGATCCATCGCAACGCTGCGGCACGCACCAAGGCACGCCTGAACAAATTGGTGAAAACCGTCACCGCCGCCTAAGTCCCGGCATCCGTCGCTCGCGACGCCCGGAAGCTCTTCAGCTTCCCCATTCGACCGCGATCAACAGCAACGATCAGCCGACTCGAACGCTTCCTGCCCCTGGCGGACGCAAAAATGGGTCGGCTTTTTTGCTGCGCCGGCGAAATTCCTTCGCCGCCACATCGCGTGAAAAGCGCCGGCGGCAACCCGCCAGCACCGGTTGCAACGCAAGGGGGGCGAAACATCACGGGAGGCGAAAGGTCGACTCCCAAAAAGCTCGACTCCTCAAAAGCCTCGATCGACGGTCAGAAGACCAACGCCGCGTCGCTCAGCCGTCGCTTGGTTTCCTGCATCAATGTATCTTCGTCGGCTTCCGTCTCCGCGACGTAGGTCACGCTGAATCTCAGATAGCTGCCCGCGTCGTCCCAAGGCACGGTGACGATCCCGAACTGTTCGATCAGGTGTCGTGTGGCGTCTTCGGCCTTGGCAAAGGTTTCGCCTGATTCCGTTCCGGTGGGCGCCTTGGTGTACAGGAAATAGGTTCCGCCGGGCATTTCGCATTCGAAGCCACAGTCCTTCAGCACGGCAACCAACTTTTCCATCCGGCGGCGATACTTTTCGCGAATCCGCTGGGGGATTGAATCGTCGTCCAGTGCCGCGGCGGCCGCTTTTTGGGTGGCGATGAATTGACCGCTGTCGCTGTTGTCTTTGACATCGGCGAAAGCGGAAACGATTCGCGGGTGCCCGGCGACGAATCCCATCCGCCAACCGATCATGTCGTATCCTTTGCTCATCGAATGAACTTCGACGCCGACGTCCATCGCCCCGGGAGTCTGCAGAAAACTGCGGGGCGGGCCGTCAAAGGTCAACAAGATGTGGGCGGCATCGTGGACGACGACAAACTGCTTCTCTTTGGCCAGACGAACCACTTTCTCGAAAAACTCCGGCGGCGCGGTTCGCCCGGTCGGTGAATTGGGATAGTTGATCACCAACAGTTTGGCCCGACGATAGATGTCATCGGGCACCGCGTCCAAATCTGGCAGGAATCCGTTTTCGGGCAACAGCGGCAGCTTGAAGACATCGCCGCCGTAGTACCGGGTGTGGGTCCCGGCGACCGGATACCCGGGGACGGTCATCAGCGTCACATCGCCGGGGTTGATGAAAACCGCTGGCAACATCGCATACGCGGGCTTGCTGCCGATGCAGTGATTGATCTGGCTGGCCGGATCAAGTTCGACACCAAAGTTGCGTTGCATGAACCGCGCCGCGGCTTCCTTGTATTCGCCGACACCGTTGTCGGCATAGCCACGGTTTTCCGTTTTGTCGATCTCCTGACGCATGACCTCGCGGACCGCCGAATCGGCCATCGAGTCGTTTTCGCCGATCCCAAAATCCAGCAACTTTCGGTCGGGATGGTCCGCCAGGGCTTTTCGCTTGGCACGTTTGATCTTTTCGAACTTGTAGATCTCGGTGTCTTTGCCGTACTTGTTTCCGCCGATTCGATCGGCAAAGAGTTCCTGGAAATACGGGTCGGCGGCAACGGATTCGGAAGAAGCGGTCGACATGGCAGCCATGGTTTTGAATCGGGGGGATGTCACAAATCGGGGCAGGACCGACCCACGCGAGGCCGTCGATCGCCCGAGACGACGAGAGAAGCCCTCAGTCTATTACGTGCCGAGCTTCCGCCCAGGGGATACTAGCCGCCGGTCAGTGGATTGCCGTCAGTCGCCGCGGCCGACTCGGTCGGATCCAGGACGGGCAGCGGTCCGGTGGTCCCGTTCTGGCCAGCCAGCCGTTGATGAATCGTTCGAATTCGACGAAGTTTGCGTTCGCCCAAAATTCCCGTTACGACGGCACCGACAACCGCGGGCACCAGCGAAACGACCGCGAACCAGCCTTCAAATCCGGACAACACGGTCAGCGACAACCAGCCCGCAAGTGTACCGGTCCCGATGTACTGGGCGCGAATCGACGCCGCAGTCCAGCGTCCGACTGTCGACCGTAGCGGACGCGTCAGCCCCCAACAACAGAGCATCGCGGGCAACGAACCCAAACAAGCGATCAGGCCACCGATGACGATCGCGATCATTCCGTAGACAACGATGATCGCCAATTCGCCGGGGTCATTTCGGACCAAGGCAAAGCCGATCGTGACCATGGCCAATAGCGCGCCGAACAGCGCCCCCGCGGTGGTCGTCGCACCGATCGATCCCAACAGCACGCCCGTCGTACTGACCACTTGCGGATCGAAAGAACCGTCATCGGGAACCGCCAAATGCTGGCCGATCTGATCCGCGTCCTCGACGTTGGACACGGCATAAGGATTCAGCGGCGTGTCGGGAACAGACATCGAACGGCACCAGGAACCGACGCGAGCCGGACAGACGAACCGTCGCCCACCGGCATTCGGTTGACGACCGGCCACCACCTTACTCGAATTGACACTCCCACGCTCGCCCCACCATTCATTCCAGGCACGCAGCGACCATGGCCCCGTCCGATCCGCAGACCTCGACCGATCAACTGCGCAGCCAGTACGAAGAGCTTGCCGAGCTGGCCGGATCGCTGGCCCATGAAATCAAGAATCCGCTGTCGATCATCCACATGAACATCGACCTGCTAAGCGAAGACTTGGCAGAACTGGATGGCGCCGAATCCAGACGCTGCCAAGACCGTGTCGACATGGTGCGCGATCAGTGCGAGCGAATGGAGGCATTGCTGCGGGACTTTCTTCGTTACGCTCGTCTGCGCGACATCGACTTGGTCCCCGGCAGCCTGAACGACCAAGTGATCCGTGTGCTGAAGGCCTACCAAGCTCAAGCCGATGCCGGGCACATCCGCATCCACGAGTATTTGGATCCGGACCTTCCCGCCATCTTGCTGCACAGCGATTCGCTTCAATCCGCATTGATCAACTTGGTCAAAAATGCATTGGAAGCGATGGACGAAGGCGGCGAACTCTGGGCCCGCACCTACACCACTCGCGGCGGCGTCGCTTTGGATTTGATCGACAACGGATGCGGCTTGGAAGACAACACCGTCATGCACATGTTCGAACCGTTCTACAGCACCAAGGAAGGCGGCAGCGGCCTGGGACTGCCTACGGCACGGAAGATCATCGAAGCGCATGGTGGCCGAATCAGCGTGCAAAGTGAGATCGGACGGGGCACCAAGTTCACGCTGGAATTCCCCGTTCCACCACGGCTGAGCGGCACCGCTTCGTAACGTCGCGGTTGTGGCCCGGACACCAAGTGCGGCGTGCCCCGGGCGTGACAACCATTACAACCGGTGCTTTCCGCCACGGGCAAAGTGAAATCCATCCTTTTTCGGTCGGGATAATTTGCCTGCACCGCTTGGTACAAAACGTCGCACCGGAGCCGAAGCGATCACCGCAAACTCGTCACATTCGTTTGCTTCGGATCGATTGGTCGGTGTAATCCCGATGCCGCTGTCAGATTGCTGACACCCAAGCGGTCGTTGTGAAGAGGTTTGGCAGCGAAGATTCCGCGCATCGGACGCTTTGTGCGGATTGTTCGTGCTTGAAGGTGCCGAAACGATGGCGTTGCCACGCGGATCGCCGCTGCCCGATACGGACAGCGAAAGACCAACCCGCACAACGCTCGCTCCATTGGAAGGCAAGCATGAACATGAAGTTCTTTGCCAGGATCCTGCCGGCACTGGCCGTCTTTGGCCTCGGTAGCCTGGCTTGCAGCGCGAACCATCCCGCCGCGCCCTCGGACTGGCAAACCTTTCTTGCCAACAGTCGCTCCGGATGCGGATGCAACACCGGGCCGTCGGTGATGACCTACGGCCCAAACTATTCCCAGCCATCACCCTACGTCACGTCACCACACGTGGTGTCGCCGGGGCCAGGCTGTTCGACCGGCGATTCGTCGATCGGTGCCTATGGTGGCAGCATCACCGCCACGCCGGGCATGATCAGCGGCGGCGCGTCGGCCGGCGTCGGCCCCACGGTGACCGGATCTGCCATGGCCGGAAGCGTCATGACCGGGTCTGGGGCGTGCGGATCGGCCGGAGTCGGCGTCGGCGGACCATACGGTGGCGGTGTCTATGGCGGCGGGTATGGCGGTTCCATCATCGCGGGCAACGCATATCCGACCGGCGGTTATGGTTACGGAGCCGCGTGCGCCCCGGCCCCCCAACCGATTTATCGCCCGCGGTTTTCGCTGTCCGGCTTTTACGGCGGCTTTGAATTTTTGTGGCTTCGCGCCCACTTCGACCAAAACGTGGCAATGATCATCGACCCGCCGGTGGGCAACCGCCTGGTCCCGTTTGATTACAGCTATGACTTTTCACCCCGCGTCTGGCTCGGATGGGAAAACTGCCGCGGCAATGGATTTCGCGCCACGTATTTCCGCTACGAGGACGAAGCAGACATCGAGCAATTCACCGCCGCCGCCGGACAGGTTCCAGTTTACGTGGAAGTCTATGGTGCCGGCGGCAACTTGGCCCGCAACGCCTACGCCGACGCGATCGGCGAAACGTTGACGTCGTCACACCGCTTGGAACTGCAGTCGTTGGACTTGGAAGCGACACACCTGTTTGAATGGTGTGCGATGCGTGCACGCATGGGCTTCGGTTTGCGATTGGCGGAGATGGAACAAAACCTTCACGCCCGCGTTTACCTGCCCGATGGCACGCTGGAAGAAATCGTCACCAACGATTTGTCGTTCCGCGGCGTCGGACCGACCGTTTCGATGATGTTCACACAACCGTTGTGGAAGTCACGATTCTCGCTTTACGGCAACTTGCGTGGTTCGCTGCTAATGGCAGAAACCGAGCAGTACATCTACGAGATGAAAGGCGCTTACACGACCGAGTTGGTCGACATCGCCGAACAACGCGAAATCCTGACGAACTTGGAAATGGGCCTCGGCATCCAGTTCGGCCAATCGATTGGTCGCCGTGCAGGCATGTTCGTGCGTGCCGGGTATGAAACCCAAGTGTGGTTCGACGCTGGCGGACCGGTTGATTCGCACAGCACCATCGGATTGGACGGCATCACGCTGGGCGCCGGACTTAGCTTCTGATGCCCCCGGATGATTGCAAGATCGGCAACGCGACGAATCACCGTCACATTGCCGATCAAAGATGACGTTCAAAAACGGCTCGGCGGCGGAACCCGCCCGAGCCGTTTTCTACATTTGGGCAACGGCTTTTTCGGCGGGCTGATTCGCCGCTTGTTCGCACGTGGCGGCCAATTCGAACTGAACCGCCCAACGCCCATCAGCATCGCCGGTCACGATCCAGTGCGGCTGAACACAGACGCTTTGGTGAACCAGTTCGAAACCACCTTCGCTTAGGCTGACCGTCTCGATCGGGAAGGCCCAAATGCCGGATTCACGACCAATCGCCAAATCGACATCCAGCCCCAACCAGCGGTCGGACAACTTCAAACCGCGGACGTTTTTCAGGTCCAGCATTTCACCAAGTTGCCCCAGGCGATTGCCGTCAACATCGCTGAAATACCGATCATCCGCACCGGCGGGCATCCCGGCGAAATTCAATTCGATTGCGAAGTGCAGCGGGCGTCCCGGCGGCAAGTTTTCCAGCAAGTACGTCACCTGCATTCGGTCGCTGTTTTCCGACAGCGTCACCGCCTTGGTCATCGTGATCGGAATGCCCCAGGCGTTGCCGTCGCGACGCATTTGAATCTGAACGCGATCCGATCCGCGTCGCAACTTGGCTTCGAATGGCAGTTCCACGAAATCCCCACGCTCGGTCGCTTCGCCACGCATGACGGCTTCCAACGTTGCGTCTTCGTCATAGAAGTGATCCATCAGACTCTTGCGAGCATATCGATCGTACTGCAAGCGTTTGTCCAAATCGGCTTGCTTGAAAACAACCCGATCATGAATGCTGGCGGCTTCATCGTCGCCGCTGGTGCTGGGGCCCGCCAAAACTTGACGGTGATAACTTTCGGGACGCCGCTGAAGCGTGGCCAATAGGTTGTGGCAGATGTCGCGGACGTCCAACTCGTACATTCGCCCGCCGCGCCCCGGTGCAACCCAAGCACACAGTCGGTTGTTGCTCAGGCGTACTTCCTGTTGACCGTCAAAGTTGTAATCGGCCGCGTCGGCTTGAACGGCACCACCACCGACAATGCGATCCAATTCGTTGTCTGCCGCAATCAAGTGTTGGAAGATCGCATTGCGGAGGTGTGGCAGGTAAACACCGCCAAAAGCACCGTGCCAGTACGGGCAATTGCACTGGCCGCGATACAAGTCATCGCGGACGGTCGCCAATTCACCGCTGTCACGACCGGCGGCTTCGGCATCGGCCAAACGACCGCTGACGTGCATCATCCGCGAATACATCTCATTGGTTTCGTCGTACTTGACTTTAAAGTTTCGCCAGTAGCCACCACGAATGAATTGCTGAAGCGATTTCCAGTGCGGGTCATTCTCCATCTCGTGCTGCAGATCATGCAGCGTGTCCTGTGCGGCCACCGGCAGCGACCATTCGGTCATTTCGCGATAGCTGCAATCGGGCAGATAAGCTCGACCGGCCGGCGGTGTGCTCTGAACCGCTTCCTGCAGCGTGACGGTGTGCAGCCAGTGCGAATTTTCGGTCAACGCGTCAAAGAAGGACCGCAACCAACCCCGGTCGTACACGTGGACCTTGGTATCGGGCCAAGTCCCAAACTTTTCGCCGTCATCGCCAAACGTCAGCACGGCACCCGGGTGACGTGCGGCCACTTCGCGGCAATAGTCGATGGTTTCGGACGGCGGCCGGAACGGGATCGTGTAACGCAGTCGTTCCGAACCCGGGAAGATTCGCAGCACACGCCCTTGGTCTTCGACCAAGAAGTAGCTGGTCAGTTCGTCATCGGCCAGTCCGGCCGCTTTGAAGTGATAGTCGTCCAGCACGGTGTACTGAATACCGGCATCGACCACGTCGCTGGTCAGCGTCGATTCCCAGACTCGCTCGGGCGTCCACATCCCCATCGGCGTCGCGCCAAGATTCCGCTGCAGCCAGTGCGCGTAGGCCTGAATTTGGCCCACGCGGTCTCGCGACGGCAACATCGTCAGGATCGGTTCGTACTGGGGACCGCCGACGATTTCGACCCGCCCGGCTTC
This window encodes:
- a CDS encoding molybdopterin-binding protein; translated protein: MGAVLCGGRSSRLGTDKFALRHPSGPTLLQHACRRLAALTSSVAVVGGGDADPDFLALPDAADDQGPVAGIVAALRWAKSQNAAGCLVTPVDMPSLMVADLAALLGLWKRNASQPACLVHADDGRVQPLVGVYPIAVLDQLQALLHTPHRSLSRWLNRHPFDSLVLSADRMVNINRPQDWQAFLQSFRSSMNANLRFQTPGQAIDAVADRLSVVSVDQTVDDVCGRVLASDVTADRDSPAADVSAMDGYALREEDRKQGVALEISGHAMPGSPPPRIAPRCVVKIFTGAVVPDEADLVIRREDVIESEHSIVLADAAMACPAGANIRRAGENVPCGGPVLSRGQLIRSPQRAALENVGVDRPPVYRRVRVTVITTGDELVNASQSPLKPWQIRNSNQAALVAALRPHRWIDLANPLHAIDDPETLRQTVDQAIHDSDAVLLTGGVSAGDHDYVPAIVRQLGADVVFHKLPIRPGKPILAAVSEQGKLIVGLPGNPVSATMGCRRFVQPWLSKMAGIADWTPSPPSVHLQSPGTKTLPLHWMRGVRLIAPGLAVPVVGRGSGDLVALGQTDGFVELPPDASGEGPWPFFGWA
- a CDS encoding sensor histidine kinase, coding for MAPSDPQTSTDQLRSQYEELAELAGSLAHEIKNPLSIIHMNIDLLSEDLAELDGAESRRCQDRVDMVRDQCERMEALLRDFLRYARLRDIDLVPGSLNDQVIRVLKAYQAQADAGHIRIHEYLDPDLPAILLHSDSLQSALINLVKNALEAMDEGGELWARTYTTRGGVALDLIDNGCGLEDNTVMHMFEPFYSTKEGGSGLGLPTARKIIEAHGGRISVQSEIGRGTKFTLEFPVPPRLSGTAS
- a CDS encoding carboxymuconolactone decarboxylase family protein; protein product: MIPKRYKQMHQDHPEFMRAYESLGKAAREAGPLSDREVALVKLAISLGAGLEGAAHSHCRKALEAGCRPDDLRHVAMLSAPTIGFPTMMRAKSWVEDVLAKHESLSASDGDSPTSTS
- the cobA gene encoding uroporphyrinogen-III C-methyltransferase, giving the protein MALVGAGCGDPGLLTLRGRDALACCDVVLFDGLANADLLRHVRPSATQICVGKHGQSRIWSQNEINAEIVRHASAGLRVVRLKGGDPAVFARTGEEIQAVRSAGLRFTIVPGITAALAAGSYAGIPITHRGVASAVALVTGHEEPGKPQSALDWPALARFPGTLVIYMGVTTAKVWSESLIAGGKPADTPVAIVRRCSLADQQVIHCRLDEVADRLAPGQRIRPPVISIVGDVTRLAETMSWFDRRPLFGKRVLVTRPQSKNDTLVQRLSALGADVRHQPAIAVGALDDPTDLDQAIDQLERQDFLVFCSVHGVEFFLDRFYQQHDVRKLAGLRIAAVGRKTAQALRGHRIHADLVPNDYTGDALVDLLVDQKLSRGLVVRASRGNDAWVQRLCELGVNVSQVAAYRNEDVQDWPSSVCDDVHSGRIDWVTVTSSATARSVDRLLGHRWGKLKVAALSPVTADTLSQLGVRPDVVADPYTMDALADAIAHFETNVSAKMDAGSDQPSGESDERRN
- a CDS encoding group I truncated hemoglobin, whose protein sequence is MNGETNQQLFERIGGPDQMKAIVDDMYARVLTDPELAHFFADTSMERLKKMQFQFLASAFDGPVEYTGAELTKVHAGRGIMAYHFAKFCGHFADAMEAHGIEKVDIDLALARLAIYKDRVTGDTNVDG
- the rpsT gene encoding 30S ribosomal protein S20 → MPNTASAKKRLRQNETRRLRNRAARSTVRTSIRKVREAVKAGNGDDAQTAYRVAQKQLDQAAAKNLIHRNAAARTKARLNKLVKTVTAA
- a CDS encoding LL-diaminopimelate aminotransferase, with translation MSTASSESVAADPYFQELFADRIGGNKYGKDTEIYKFEKIKRAKRKALADHPDRKLLDFGIGENDSMADSAVREVMRQEIDKTENRGYADNGVGEYKEAAARFMQRNFGVELDPASQINHCIGSKPAYAMLPAVFINPGDVTLMTVPGYPVAGTHTRYYGGDVFKLPLLPENGFLPDLDAVPDDIYRRAKLLVINYPNSPTGRTAPPEFFEKVVRLAKEKQFVVVHDAAHILLTFDGPPRSFLQTPGAMDVGVEVHSMSKGYDMIGWRMGFVAGHPRIVSAFADVKDNSDSGQFIATQKAAAAALDDDSIPQRIREKYRRRMEKLVAVLKDCGFECEMPGGTYFLYTKAPTGTESGETFAKAEDATRHLIEQFGIVTVPWDDAGSYLRFSVTYVAETEADEDTLMQETKRRLSDAALVF
- a CDS encoding Lpg1974 family pore-forming outer membrane protein, with the protein product MNMKFFARILPALAVFGLGSLACSANHPAAPSDWQTFLANSRSGCGCNTGPSVMTYGPNYSQPSPYVTSPHVVSPGPGCSTGDSSIGAYGGSITATPGMISGGASAGVGPTVTGSAMAGSVMTGSGACGSAGVGVGGPYGGGVYGGGYGGSIIAGNAYPTGGYGYGAACAPAPQPIYRPRFSLSGFYGGFEFLWLRAHFDQNVAMIIDPPVGNRLVPFDYSYDFSPRVWLGWENCRGNGFRATYFRYEDEADIEQFTAAAGQVPVYVEVYGAGGNLARNAYADAIGETLTSSHRLELQSLDLEATHLFEWCAMRARMGFGLRLAEMEQNLHARVYLPDGTLEEIVTNDLSFRGVGPTVSMMFTQPLWKSRFSLYGNLRGSLLMAETEQYIYEMKGAYTTELVDIAEQREILTNLEMGLGIQFGQSIGRRAGMFVRAGYETQVWFDAGGPVDSHSTIGLDGITLGAGLSF